CCGCTCCCACCGCCGATCGCACGGTGCGGACGAGCTGCGCCTCCACCGGCGTGGGGTCGGAGTGGTCGACGTGGAACATGCGGATGAGCCTGGGGGGAGTCGGCGTCGGGAGATGCGGATCGGGATGCGCGAGATGCGCGGCTTCGCGTGGGCGGATGCGCGGGCCCGGCACGTGCCTGCGGATGCGCGGCCTCCGCCCCTCCCCATCGCGCATCGGCGCATCACCGCCGATGCGCAGCGGGCGATGCGTTCCACCCGGAGGGGCGCGAGCACGGCTTCGCATCTTCCGCATCTGCGGTACTCCGTAGCTAACGCGTGCGCCGCGGCGGTGTCAAGCCCGCACGCGCTTCATCCCCCGCCATCTCGCCGAAGCCAATCCGTAAGCCCGGCCCATCGAGCGAGCCCCTTGCGCGGATGAACACGTCCACGCATAATGGTAACTATATGGTTACCATTTCTTCGGAGGAGATGCTGGACCGGGTGTTCGCGGCGCTGTCGGACTCGACGCGGCGCGCGATCCTGGCGCGGCTCGCGGGCGGAGAGGCCACGGTGGGCGAGTTGGCCGAGCCCTTCGCCATGTCGCGCCCTGCCGTCTCCAAGCACCTGGACGTGCTGGAGAGGGCGGGGCTGGTGCACCGGGTGCCCGACGGGCGGGTGAACCGGTGCCAGCTGGACGGCGAGCCGCTGCGCGACGCGGCCGCCTGGATGGAGCACTACCGGCGGTACTGGGAGGGCCAGCTGGATGCGCTGGCCCGCTACCTCGAGACGGAGGAAGAGCCATGAGCGTGCAGGAAACCGAAGTGCTCACGCTGCGACTGGAGCGCGTGATCCGTGCGGATCGCGAGCGCGTGTTCGCCGCGTGGACGCAGCCCGAGCTGCTCCAGCGCTGGTCCGCGCCCGAAGGGATGACCGTGGGCGAGGGGGAGGCGGACCTGCGCCCCGGCGGCCGCTGGCGCGTGGTGATGCTGGCGGCCGACGGCACGCCGCACGAGGCGTTCGGCGTCTACCAGGTGGTCGATCGCCCCGCGAAGCTGGTGTACACGCACGCCTGGCTGAACGGCCACGGCGCCACCGCCAGCACGCCCGAGACGATGCTGACGGTCGAGTTCCTGGCCGAGGCGGGCGGCACGCGCGTGGTGCTGGTGCAGGAAGGCTTCGCCACCGAGGGAAGCCGTGACGGGCATGACGAGGGCTGGACCAGCTGCCTGGACAAGCTGGTGGCGATGTTCGCCGGGGGTGCCGCATGAGCCCCGCCGACTACCTCCGCTACCAGGCCGGGGCGACGCGCCAGGTCGTGAACCTCAACATCGCAGGCATCACGGACGAGGAGAGCCTGGTGCAGCCGGAGCCCGCGGGCAACTGCATCAACTTCGTCCTCGGTCACCTGCTCAACGTGTACGGCCAGGCGATGGGGCTGCTGGGCGCGTCGCCCGTGCTGTCGCCGGAGAAGCTGAAGCGGTACGAGCGCGGCGCCCCGCCCATCACCGGCGAGGCGGACGCGCTGGCCTTCGCGGAGCTCGCCGCCGCGTGGGACGAGACGTGCGGCAGGGTGGACGCGGCCCTCGCCGCCCTCCCCGCCGAGCGCCTGGCGGAAAAAGCACCGCGGAGCCCCACGGGCAACCCGGACGAGACGGTGGGCACGCTGCTCTTCACCGTGCTCTTCCACCAGGCGTACCACGCGGGCCAGCTCGGCATCCTGCGCCGGATCGCCGGGAAGCCGGGCGCCATCGCCTGACGCGGCACGTGCAGGCGCGGGCTCGTCGCCCTCGATGGAATATCCGGCTCGGCTGCCTACGGCGGTCGGGCCGGAACAGCTTGTGGTGGATGCCGATCGTCGTCGGTTGGATTCGGATCGCGCGGGACCGGTAGACACGCGTCGCGGAAGCTGGCGACGGGTGGAGAAGCGGTTAACGGGTCAGTCTTCCTGCGAAGTCTCTCCTTCCACCGTCTCCGTCTCGGTTTCCGTCTCGATGACGATGCCGATGGTGCGCAGGGCGGCGCGGCGGCGCTGGGGGTAGGTGGCGGCCTCCAGCGCGTCCACGGCGGCGGTGCCGAACTCCGCCGCGGGGTCGAAGCCCAGGCTGGCCAGCAGCTCGCGCAGGTAGGTCACCTCCAGCCCGCGCTCCTCGATGAGGCGGGCGATGTCCGCGTCGTTCATCTCTTCCATCCCGGTCGGCGATTCCATCCGTTTCCATCTCCCGAGCATCGTGCGTGCCGCCACGCGCGAAAACAGCGGCGGGGCGCCCGTGAGCGCCCCGCCGTTCGTGCATCCGCCTGCAATCTACCGGCTACCGAAGCTGTTCTGTGGGCGGGGAGAGGCCCCCTCCCCCGGCCCCTCCCCCAAAACTGCCTGGGGGAGGGGAGACCAGAAGTGCGCGCGGGCAGCGTGGTCGCTCGCTGAAATGGTGTGGTTCGTCCACGGAGTGTAGTGGCCAACTAGCCCTAACCCCTTCCCCCGCCGTGGAATAGGCTCCCCTCTCCCGCTTGCGGGAGAGGGGCTGGGGGAGGGGGTGCCTACGCGTGCACGCTCGCCGTCAGCCGCCGCAGGAGCGGGACGAGCAGGAGCAGCAGCACCGCGGCGCCGAGCGAGGTCGCCACCGGGATGGTGAAGAAGGTCGCCTGAGAGTGGATATTCTCCGTCATGGCGGCCAGCGTGCCGCCCAGCTTGTTGGCGGCCGCGTTCGCCAGGAACCACACGCCCATGAGCAGCGACGCCAGCCGGGCGGGCGCCACCTTGCTCACGTAGCTCAAGCCCACCGGGCTCAGGCAGAGCTCGCCCCAGGTGTGGAAGAGGTACGCCATGATCAGCCAGAACGGGCTCACCTTGTTGCCCGCGTCCACGCTGTGCCCAGCGGCGACCAGGAAGAGGAAGCCCAGGCCCACCATGGCCAGGCCGAACACCATCTTCAGCGCGGTGGGCGGCTCCTTGCCCGTCGTGCCCAGCCGCACCCACATGGCCGCGAAGAGCGGCGCGAAGCCGATGATGAAGAGCGGGTTCACCGCCTGGTACCAGCTGGACGGGAACTCGAACCCGAACACGCGGTTGTTGGTGAACTTGTCCGCGAACAGCGTCATGGAGCTGCCCGCCTGCTCGAACGCCATCCAGAAGAAGATGACGAAGAAGACCAGGATGAAGATCGCCAGCACCCGCTTGCGCTCCTCGCCGTGCGTGCCCAGCACCGAGTAGCCCAGCGCCCCGCCGATGATGGCGCCCATCGCCAGCGCCAGCGGGCTCAGCACGCTCCCGTTCCACGCCATCCCGCCGTTCGCGTACGAGAGGTTCGAGCCCAACCAGAAGAGCGCGACGCCCACGAGCGCGCCCAGCACCGCGTGCACCAGCTTGCCCTCGGTCTCGCCGCTGATGGCCGCCATGGCCGCCCGCGTCTCGTTCGTGGGCTTCAGGCCGATGCCCGGCAGGTACTTGTCCACTCCGTACATGTACAGCACCAGGCCGATCACCATGCCCACGCCCGCCGCGGCGAAGCCGTAGTGCCAGCCCACCTTCTGCGCCAGCGTGCCGCACAGGAACGGCGCCAGGAAGGCGCCCAGGTTCACGCCCATGTAGAAGATGGTGAACCCCGCGTCGCGCCGCTTGTCGCCGTCCTTGTAGAGCTGCCCCACCATGGTGGACACGTTCGGCTTGAAGAAGCCCGTGCCGATGATGATGAGCCCCAGGCCCGCGTAGAACATGGAGATGCCGGGGAAGGCCAGCGCGAAGTGCCCCATGGCGATGATGATGCCGCCTATGAGCAGCGACCGGCGCGTGCCGATGTACCGGTCCGCCAGGTAGCCGCCGATGAGGGGGGTGAGGTACACCAGCGCCGTGTAGGTGCCGTACAGGTTGGCCGCGTCGCCCACCGACCACTTGAGCGCGTTGACCAGGTACAGCACCAGGATGGAGCGCATGCCGTAGTACGACACGCGCTCCCACATCTCCACGCCGAACAGCAGGCGCAGGCCGCGCGGGTGGCCGTAGAAGCTGGTGTCGCCCACCAGCTCGGGCTGCGATGCGTCGATGCCGACGGCGTCGGTGATGGTTGCCACGGGGTTGTCGGGGTGAGGGGTGGGTGCGGAAACGGCCCCGCCGCCCGGCCCTGCGCGGAGAGCGCGGGCGGGGCGGCGGGCGGAAGGTCCTACCGGGTGTCGGCCATCATCCGGCGGATGGGCACGATGAGCGCCGCGCAGACCGCGGCCGAGGCGAGCAGCCCGATGGTGGTCCACTGGAACACGCCGGGCATCTGGTCCAGCTTCTCCGGGTCCACGTTGCCGCCGATGAGGCCGGCGATCAGGTTGCCCAGCGCGGCGGCCATGAACCACACGCCCATCATCTGCCCCTTGAACTTCACCGGCGCAAGCTTCGTCATCGACGAAAGGCCCACGGGGCTCAGGCAGAGCTCGCCGAGCGTCTGGAAGAAGTAGCTCGCCACCAGCCACCAGATGGAGACGCGCACCTGGCCGTTGGCCGCCAGCACCACGTGCGCCGCACGGATCATCAGCCCGAAGCCGATGGCGGCGAAGAGCAGGCCCAGCGAGAACTTGGTGGGGCTGGACGGGTCCTTGCCGCGGCGGCCCAGCGCCACCCAGATCCAGGCGAACACCGGGGCCAGGCTGATCACGAAGATCGAGTTCACCGCCTGCACCCACGTGATGGGCATCTCCCACCCGAAGATGGTGCGGTCGGTGTAGTCTTTGGCGAACAGGTTCAGCGACGTGGGCGCCTGCTCGAACGCCGCCCAGAAGATGATGGCGAACACGAAGAGCACCAGGATCACCGCCACCCGCTTCATCTCGTCGCGCGAGAGGCCGCCGGCCAGGAAGATGTACGCGAAGTACAGCACCGCGAGCCCCGTGATCACGTAGCCCATCGACTCGGCGACCGCCTTGGCGTTCACGCGCAGGTGGCCCGTCATGGCCATCACGCCCACTGCGACGATCACCGCGAGGGCCACGGCCAGGACGGTCTTGATCGTCCGCTCCTGGCGTGCCTGCACCGCCGCGTCGGGGTGGCGGGCGGGCTCCAGGCCCAGCGTTCCCAGCGTCTTGTCCGCCCGCAGGCTGAACAGGATCACGCCGAAGATCATGCCCAGGCCGGCGGCGCCGAAGCCGTAGTGCCAGCCCACCTTCTCGCCCAGCAGGCCGGTGATGAGGGGGGCGATCAGGGCGCCGGTGTTGATGCCCATGTAGAAGATGGAGAAGCCTGCGTCGCGGCGGCTGCCGCCCTCGGGGTACAGGTCGCCCACCATGGCCGAGATGTTCGGCTTGAGCAGGCCCGTGCCGCAGACGATGAGGAAGAGGCCCGCGAAGAACGCCGGCCGCGACAGCAGCGCCGAGAGGCCGATGGCGATGTGGCCCAGGGCGATGAGGATGGCGCCCAGCTTCACCGCACGGCGCAGGCCCAGCAGCCGGTCCGCGATCCAGCCGCCCGGCAGCGACGACAGGTACACGCTGGCGGCGTAGATGCCCACGATGGCCGACGCCTCGCCGCGGTCGTAGCCGAAGCCGCCCCGCGTGAGCGCCGCCGTCATGAACAGCACCAGCAGCGGGCGGATGCCGTAGAACGAGAACCGCTCCCACATCTCCGTGAAGAAGAGCGTGGAGAGGCCCTTGGGGTGGCCCAGGAAGCTGCCTTCCGGCACCCTGGGCGGCACGCGCGGCTCGTCGTGCGTGGCGGTGGCCGCCTCGGGAGTGGCGAACTCCGGGATGGAATCTCGGTTCATGGGCTGTGCGGAAGGGAGCGTCGGGAACGGCGCGGGCCGGCGCCGCGCCACGAGAGCGGCGCGGTGCGGGCGGGAGATGGGCCGCGGGAGCGCGGCGGCTTGCGTGTTTGGCCCTGGAGCTTACTGTTTCCGCGTACGCGGCGCCAGGGGGCCCCGCCCGGCACGCCGCGTCACGTTCGCGGCGCCGGAGATGGTGTATCCCCGTGCCCCTTCCCAAGTTCCCTGCACGCGGCACCCGGTTCGCCACCAGATGAGCACGCATCGCAGCCCCGCATCTCCCGCCGCCGGAAGCACGTCGCCGTCCGGCCCGTTCGGCTCGCCCGCGCCGGAAGGCCGCTCTGCATCCGCGGACGCGCCGTCGTCAACGGATGCAAGCTCTCCGGCGCTCCACGCGAAGATCGCATCTGCAGAGGCGGGCTCCGCATCTCCCGATGCCGGGCCGTTCGCGGCGGAGCTGACGACGGCGCTCGCTGCGGCGGAGATCGCGGCGGGGATGATCGCCGCGCGCGCCGGGGCGGACGAGGTGCGGGAGAAGGGCCGCGCCGACCTCGTCACCGCGGTGGACGAGGCGGTGGAGCGCGCCGTACTCGCCCGCATCCGCGCGGACTTCCCGAACGACGCGATGGTGGCGGAGGAGAGTGCGGCGGGGCGGGTCGAGAGCGGGAGGCGGTGGATCGTGGACCCCATCGACGGGACCACGAACTTCGTGCACGGGCACCCGTTCGTGGCCGTGAGCATCGCCTTCGCGGATGCGGACGGGCCCGCCGCGGGCGTGGTGCGCGCTCCGGCGCTGGGCGAAACCTTCCACGCCGTGCGCGGCGGCGGCGCCTTCGTGAACGGCCGGCCCATGCGCGTGACGGAAGTCGATCGGCCCGCTCGCTCGCTGCTAGCGACCGGCTTTCCGTTCAAGGCGGGCAAGGGCAGCATCGACGCCTACTTCCGCATGCTGGCGGAAATCCTCGCCGCCACGCAGGACGTCCGCCGGGCGGGCAGCGCGGCACTGGACCTGGCGTTCGTGGCCGCGGGGCGCGTGGAGGGCTTCTTCGAGACGGGCCTGGCGCCTTGGGACGTGGCGGCGGGGATGCTGCTCGTGACCGAGGCCGGCGGGCGCGTGGGCGGCTGGCCGGGCGACGCCACGGGCCCGTTGTCCACCGGCCGCGTGCTCGCCAGCAACGGCCGCATCCACGGCTGGCTGGAGGAGATGACGGCGCCGTACGCGGCATCGCTCTGACGCGCGGCACCCCTCGTGCATTGTGGCGCGTGGCGGCCGGCATCGACCCGGCCCGGTCCAGACAGCCAGGAGATTTCCGATGTCGTCTTTCCAGACGTACCTGCTTGGTTTTATCGTCGTGGTGGTGGGGCTCGGGGTGGCGGCGTACCTGCTGCACGCGCCCACCGTGTGGATCGTGGTGGGCGTGGTGGTGCTGCTGGGAGCGGGCATCATCTCGGCCACCAACCGCACCAAGCCGCGCGACCCGCAGGCGCCGCCCCCCGGGCGGTAGCGATCGCCGCGGCGCGCGGCCGGCCGCACGCAGCACCCGCCGCCCCGCCGGAGTCCCCGGCGGGGCGGCTCACGTTGCCAGACAGGAGACGGTTCCATGCCCGAAGGAGTGCCCTCGGAGTACCCGATCGAGGTCGTATGGGAAGGCGACATGCGCTACCGCGGCGGCCCCGCCGGCGGCCCCACGCACGTGGTGGACGGCCATCGCCAGGTCGCCCCGTCGCCGGTGGACTCCGTCCTCGTCGCGCTCGCGTCGTGCTCCGCCATCGACGTGGTGGAGGTGCTGAACAAGCGCCGCACCCCGCCCGCGTCGCTCTCGGTGAGCGTGCGCTTCTCGCGCGCCGCGGTGGCGCCGCGCCGCATCACCGACGTGCATCTCACGTATCGCGTGGCGGCGGACACGGCGCGCGAGCACGTGGAGCGCGCGGTGCAGCTCTCCTTCGACCGCT
This window of the Longimicrobiaceae bacterium genome carries:
- a CDS encoding inositol monophosphatase family protein, with amino-acid sequence MSTHRSPASPAAGSTSPSGPFGSPAPEGRSASADAPSSTDASSPALHAKIASAEAGSASPDAGPFAAELTTALAAAEIAAGMIAARAGADEVREKGRADLVTAVDEAVERAVLARIRADFPNDAMVAEESAAGRVESGRRWIVDPIDGTTNFVHGHPFVAVSIAFADADGPAAGVVRAPALGETFHAVRGGGAFVNGRPMRVTEVDRPARSLLATGFPFKAGKGSIDAYFRMLAEILAATQDVRRAGSAALDLAFVAAGRVEGFFETGLAPWDVAAGMLLVTEAGGRVGGWPGDATGPLSTGRVLASNGRIHGWLEEMTAPYAASL
- a CDS encoding DinB family protein; protein product: MSPADYLRYQAGATRQVVNLNIAGITDEESLVQPEPAGNCINFVLGHLLNVYGQAMGLLGASPVLSPEKLKRYERGAPPITGEADALAFAELAAAWDETCGRVDAALAALPAERLAEKAPRSPTGNPDETVGTLLFTVLFHQAYHAGQLGILRRIAGKPGAIA
- a CDS encoding peptide MFS transporter, with product MATITDAVGIDASQPELVGDTSFYGHPRGLRLLFGVEMWERVSYYGMRSILVLYLVNALKWSVGDAANLYGTYTALVYLTPLIGGYLADRYIGTRRSLLIGGIIIAMGHFALAFPGISMFYAGLGLIIIGTGFFKPNVSTMVGQLYKDGDKRRDAGFTIFYMGVNLGAFLAPFLCGTLAQKVGWHYGFAAAGVGMVIGLVLYMYGVDKYLPGIGLKPTNETRAAMAAISGETEGKLVHAVLGALVGVALFWLGSNLSYANGGMAWNGSVLSPLALAMGAIIGGALGYSVLGTHGEERKRVLAIFILVFFVIFFWMAFEQAGSSMTLFADKFTNNRVFGFEFPSSWYQAVNPLFIIGFAPLFAAMWVRLGTTGKEPPTALKMVFGLAMVGLGFLFLVAAGHSVDAGNKVSPFWLIMAYLFHTWGELCLSPVGLSYVSKVAPARLASLLMGVWFLANAAANKLGGTLAAMTENIHSQATFFTIPVATSLGAAVLLLLLVPLLRRLTASVHA
- a CDS encoding peptide MFS transporter, with translation MNRDSIPEFATPEAATATHDEPRVPPRVPEGSFLGHPKGLSTLFFTEMWERFSFYGIRPLLVLFMTAALTRGGFGYDRGEASAIVGIYAASVYLSSLPGGWIADRLLGLRRAVKLGAILIALGHIAIGLSALLSRPAFFAGLFLIVCGTGLLKPNISAMVGDLYPEGGSRRDAGFSIFYMGINTGALIAPLITGLLGEKVGWHYGFGAAGLGMIFGVILFSLRADKTLGTLGLEPARHPDAAVQARQERTIKTVLAVALAVIVAVGVMAMTGHLRVNAKAVAESMGYVITGLAVLYFAYIFLAGGLSRDEMKRVAVILVLFVFAIIFWAAFEQAPTSLNLFAKDYTDRTIFGWEMPITWVQAVNSIFVISLAPVFAWIWVALGRRGKDPSSPTKFSLGLLFAAIGFGLMIRAAHVVLAANGQVRVSIWWLVASYFFQTLGELCLSPVGLSSMTKLAPVKFKGQMMGVWFMAAALGNLIAGLIGGNVDPEKLDQMPGVFQWTTIGLLASAAVCAALIVPIRRMMADTR
- a CDS encoding OsmC family protein, which gives rise to MPEGVPSEYPIEVVWEGDMRYRGGPAGGPTHVVDGHRQVAPSPVDSVLVALASCSAIDVVEVLNKRRTPPASLSVSVRFSRAAVAPRRITDVHLTYRVAADTAREHVERAVQLSFDRYCSVAHTIAPDTRVEWTVELEPATPAPA
- a CDS encoding SRPBCC domain-containing protein; translated protein: MSVQETEVLTLRLERVIRADRERVFAAWTQPELLQRWSAPEGMTVGEGEADLRPGGRWRVVMLAADGTPHEAFGVYQVVDRPAKLVYTHAWLNGHGATASTPETMLTVEFLAEAGGTRVVLVQEGFATEGSRDGHDEGWTSCLDKLVAMFAGGAA
- a CDS encoding metalloregulator ArsR/SmtB family transcription factor — encoded protein: MVTISSEEMLDRVFAALSDSTRRAILARLAGGEATVGELAEPFAMSRPAVSKHLDVLERAGLVHRVPDGRVNRCQLDGEPLRDAAAWMEHYRRYWEGQLDALARYLETEEEP